One Engystomops pustulosus chromosome 7, aEngPut4.maternal, whole genome shotgun sequence DNA window includes the following coding sequences:
- the LOC140070249 gene encoding 4-galactosyl-N-acetylglucosaminide 3-alpha-L-fucosyltransferase FUT6-like: protein MFYRRKVPASTNENSHENLSNATILSREPTLVILLWTFPFGEQFPLNKCPQQFDVSDCFYTADRTQYTSAHAVVLHHRDVCTTKTQLPQAPRPSNQRWVWFNLESPSHCPNLAIMNDLINLTMSYRVDSDIFTPYGWIEKHNGPTNFTIPKKTKLVAWVVSNWNPNTRRVKYYEDLKNYLQVDIYGRQHLHLPRDEQLETLSTYKFYFAFENSIHVDYITEKFWYNALYSRCVPVVMGPPRENYERFIPRDAFIHVDDFSSPQELASYLLNLDKDEEKYKQYFNWRSEYYVPPKDNPWTVSYCRVCKALKEAPPYRTIASIEKWFK, encoded by the coding sequence ATGTTCTACAGAAGAAAAGTTCCTGCTTCAACCAATGAAAATTCACACGAGAATTTGTCGAATGCAACCATTTTATCAAGAGAACCAACCCTAGTTatcctactgtggacatttcccTTTGGAGAACAATTTCCCCTTAATAAATGTCCTCAGCAATTTGATGTTTCTGATTGTTTCTATACAGCAGACCGTACCCAGTATACATCAGCACATGCGGTTGTACTCCACCACAGAGATGTGTGCACTACTAAGACACAACTACCTCAAGCACCAAGACCATCTAACCAGCGCTGGGTCTGGTTTAATCTTGAATCTCCAAGTCATTGTCCAAACCTTGCAATTATGAACGATCTTATCAACCTCACCATGTCCTACAGGGTTGACTCTGACATCTTTACTCCATATGGTTGGATAGAAAAACACAATGGGCCGACTAATTTTACCATCCCCAAGAAAACAAAGCTAGTGGCTTGGGTGGTAAGTAACTGGAACCCAAATACTAGAAGAGTCAAATATTATGAAGATCTAAAAAACTATTTACAGGTTGATATTTATGGGCGACAGCATCTCCATCTTCCAAGAGATGAACAATTAGAAACACTTTCCACTTACAAATTCTACTTTGCGTTTGAGAATTCTATACATGTAGATTATATAACAGAAAAATTCTGGTACAATGCACTTTACTCAAGATGTGTTCCAGTTGTGATGGGTCCACCTCGCGAAAACTATGAGCGTTTCATCCCCAGAGACGCCTTCATTCACGTTGATGACTTCTCAAGTCCTCAGGAATTGGCTTCTTATCTTCTGAATCTGGACAAAGATGAAGAGAAGTACAAGCAATACTTCAACTGGAGATCAGAATATTATGTGCCACCTAAGGACAACCCCTGGACTGTGTCCTACTGTAGAGTCTGTAAGGCCCTGAAAGAAGCTCCACCTTATAGGACCATAGCGAGCATTGAAAAGTGGTTTAAATAA